A single Lactuca sativa cultivar Salinas chromosome 8, Lsat_Salinas_v11, whole genome shotgun sequence DNA region contains:
- the LOC128127968 gene encoding uncharacterized protein LOC128127968 has product MKLKRRFLREVGMGVVEFQHKTHSNYELVSWLMESGCCGQTGTNRQVAQYTLFSHIKNPIKRFQVLQFCLRLRLTFKRKFDKARQLLNEMLQAGFEFSFQYGISPFVVTL; this is encoded by the exons ATGAAGCTGAAAAGAAGATTTCTCAGAGAGGTGGGGATGGGGGTGGTTGAATTTCAGCACAAAACTCACTCCAATTATGAG TTGGTTAGTTGGTTGATGGAGTCAGGTTGTTGTGGTCAAACAGGAACGAATCGCCAG GTTGCCCAGTACACATTATTTTCTCATATCAAGAATCCTATAAAAAG GTTTCAGGTTCTACAGTTTTGTTTACGTTTAAGGTTGACATTTAAAAGAAAGTTTGATAAAGCACGACAACTGCTCAATGAAATGCTTCAAGCAGGTTTTGAATTTTCATTCCAATATGGTATTAGCCCATTCGTTGTTACTTTGTAG